One window from the genome of Rhodopirellula halodulae encodes:
- the rpoB gene encoding DNA-directed RNA polymerase subunit beta produces MATTTQRRLEPTSIRKFGTGLGQFDLPDLTALQTVSYAAFLQEDSASNARKDQGLEGVLREIFPIASYDGNTTLEYLHYELGKPRYTIQECRQLRLTYGRPLRIWLRLNREEPIEEEVYLGDLPIMLGGGEFIINGAERVVVSQLHRSPGVDFVLEQDTTTDRKLPSCRVIPERGSWIEVNVTKKDALTVRIDQSGKFAATMLLRAMDPKYSTDADLLSAFYETGTIKVNGGKDATKIENKIAVDDVVYPSGHERAGEIIVEAGHKITTELSETIANAGVTSIEAMDLPKVPLIFNTLIDDNTASHEEALLRIYQRLRPGNPPQLEKARTLFQEKFYDDNRYRLGKVGRFRLNRKLDLGVDESVMTLRPDDMIAAIRYLIDLFDADSGAEIDDIDHLGNRRLRTIDELASEELRKGFLKLRRTVQERMSVKDAQDMTPRSLINPKSVSAAIDFFFGRGELSQVVDQTNPLSQLTHERRLSALGPGGLNRKRAGFEVRDVHISHYGRICPIETPEGTNIGLISSLAIYAGVDDYGFLCTPYRKVADGKVSDEVVWLRADEEGESYVAPADTEVKDGALVPGPNMIARFRSDFEIVMPEQVSYMDVAPAQMVGVSAGLIPFLEHDDANRALMGSNMQRQAVPLLVTEPPIVGTGMEREVAKNSAMVVRARRAGKVTFADATRIEIGSDHYPLKKYQGLNERTCQNQKPLVTVGDKVEKGQIIADGAATQKGELALGRNVLVGFMSFDGFNYEDAIIISEELVRNDTYTSIHIEDFDVEIRETKLGREEFTRDIPNVSEKALRNLDDSGIVQVGTYVKPGDILVGKVSPKSKTELTPEEKLLHAIFGRAGEDVKNDSLEVPSGIEGIVIDTQKFSRRMSLGEEERKAFERELKQHETEGNEEIASTFESLIRDMEEAAGMKLKDSTGTPLADGQDPKFVAERATSFRMDLVLEQIEDEEKRKATEKVHQTQWQNVEQAIDERDRKLNSMKRGDELRSGVLQMVKVYIATKRTISVGDKMAGRHGNKGVIAKILPIEDMPFLPDGTPIQIMLNPLGVPSRMNVGQILETHLGWAGAKLGFQAITPIFDGASESEINDCLAEAGLPAHGKIRLTDGRTGEPMEQETTVGYIYMLKLHHLVDDKVHARSTGPYSLITQQPLGGKARFGGQRFGEMEVWALEAYGAAYILQELLTVKSDDVEGRTKIYESMVKGENTLEAGTPASFDVLTNEIRGLALNMQLEKRPI; encoded by the coding sequence ATGGCAACTACGACCCAGCGTCGCCTCGAACCCACCTCGATTCGCAAATTCGGAACCGGCTTGGGCCAGTTCGATTTGCCTGACCTGACCGCTTTGCAGACGGTATCCTACGCGGCCTTCTTGCAAGAAGACTCGGCCAGCAATGCTCGCAAAGATCAAGGTTTGGAGGGTGTCCTGAGGGAAATCTTCCCGATCGCCAGTTACGATGGGAACACCACGCTGGAGTACCTGCACTACGAGCTGGGCAAACCTCGTTACACGATCCAAGAATGCCGTCAGCTGCGTCTGACCTACGGTCGCCCGCTGCGGATCTGGTTGCGTTTGAATCGCGAAGAGCCGATCGAAGAAGAAGTCTACCTGGGTGATTTGCCGATCATGCTGGGTGGTGGTGAATTCATCATCAACGGTGCCGAGCGTGTTGTCGTGTCGCAGTTGCACCGGAGCCCCGGTGTCGACTTTGTTTTGGAACAAGACACCACGACCGACCGCAAGCTTCCTTCGTGCCGCGTGATCCCCGAACGTGGATCATGGATCGAAGTCAACGTGACCAAAAAAGATGCGTTGACGGTCCGCATCGACCAAAGCGGTAAATTCGCCGCCACGATGTTGCTGCGTGCGATGGATCCAAAGTACAGCACCGATGCGGATCTGCTGTCGGCGTTCTACGAAACCGGCACCATCAAGGTGAACGGCGGCAAAGACGCGACCAAGATCGAAAACAAGATCGCCGTCGATGATGTTGTGTACCCAAGCGGCCACGAACGCGCCGGCGAAATCATCGTCGAAGCCGGTCACAAAATCACCACGGAACTGTCCGAAACCATCGCCAATGCCGGCGTGACCTCGATCGAAGCCATGGACCTGCCCAAGGTTCCGTTGATCTTCAACACGCTGATTGACGACAATACCGCCAGCCACGAAGAAGCGTTGCTGCGGATCTATCAACGTCTGCGTCCCGGCAACCCGCCTCAACTGGAAAAAGCTCGCACGCTGTTCCAAGAGAAGTTTTACGATGACAACCGTTATCGCTTGGGCAAAGTCGGTCGCTTCCGTTTGAACCGCAAACTGGATTTGGGCGTCGACGAATCGGTCATGACCCTTCGTCCTGATGACATGATCGCCGCGATTCGCTACCTGATCGATTTGTTCGATGCGGACAGCGGAGCCGAGATCGATGACATTGACCACTTGGGCAATCGTCGTCTTCGCACCATCGACGAACTGGCCAGCGAAGAGCTTCGCAAAGGCTTCCTGAAGCTGCGTCGCACGGTCCAAGAACGGATGAGCGTGAAAGACGCTCAGGACATGACCCCGCGTTCGCTGATCAACCCCAAGAGCGTTTCCGCGGCGATCGATTTCTTCTTCGGTCGCGGCGAACTTTCACAGGTCGTTGACCAAACGAACCCACTGTCGCAATTGACTCACGAGCGTCGTCTGTCGGCACTCGGACCGGGTGGTCTGAACCGGAAACGCGCGGGCTTCGAAGTCCGCGACGTCCACATTTCGCACTACGGTCGTATCTGCCCGATTGAAACGCCTGAAGGTACGAACATTGGTCTGATCAGCTCGCTGGCAATCTATGCTGGCGTTGATGATTACGGTTTCCTCTGCACGCCTTACCGCAAAGTCGCCGACGGGAAAGTCAGCGACGAAGTCGTTTGGTTGCGTGCGGACGAAGAAGGCGAATCGTACGTCGCACCGGCCGACACCGAGGTCAAAGACGGCGCTTTGGTTCCTGGCCCGAACATGATCGCTCGTTTCCGAAGCGATTTCGAAATCGTCATGCCCGAGCAAGTGTCCTACATGGACGTCGCTCCAGCTCAGATGGTCGGTGTTTCGGCTGGTCTGATTCCGTTCCTTGAGCACGATGATGCAAACCGTGCCTTGATGGGTTCGAACATGCAGCGGCAAGCCGTGCCGTTGTTGGTTACCGAACCACCGATCGTGGGAACGGGCATGGAACGCGAAGTGGCCAAGAACAGTGCCATGGTCGTGCGTGCTCGCCGTGCCGGAAAAGTCACCTTTGCCGACGCGACTCGCATTGAAATCGGCAGCGATCACTACCCGCTGAAGAAGTACCAAGGCCTTAACGAGCGAACCTGCCAAAACCAGAAGCCTCTCGTCACGGTCGGCGACAAGGTCGAAAAAGGCCAGATCATTGCTGACGGTGCCGCGACTCAGAAAGGCGAATTGGCTCTGGGCCGAAACGTCTTGGTCGGCTTCATGTCGTTCGACGGATTCAACTACGAGGATGCGATCATCATCAGCGAAGAGCTGGTGCGAAATGACACGTACACCTCGATCCACATCGAAGACTTCGACGTCGAAATTCGCGAAACGAAATTGGGCCGCGAAGAATTCACTCGCGACATTCCAAACGTTTCCGAAAAAGCCCTCCGCAACTTGGACGACAGCGGGATCGTGCAAGTCGGTACGTATGTCAAACCTGGCGACATCCTGGTCGGCAAGGTTTCGCCAAAGAGCAAGACAGAACTGACGCCGGAAGAAAAGCTTCTGCACGCGATCTTCGGTCGTGCCGGTGAAGACGTCAAAAATGATTCACTCGAAGTCCCATCGGGCATCGAAGGCATCGTGATTGACACGCAAAAGTTCAGCCGTCGTATGAGCCTCGGCGAAGAAGAGCGAAAGGCGTTCGAACGAGAACTGAAGCAGCACGAGACTGAAGGCAACGAAGAAATCGCCAGCACTTTCGAGTCGCTGATTCGCGACATGGAAGAAGCCGCCGGAATGAAGCTGAAGGACTCCACCGGAACGCCTTTGGCCGACGGACAAGATCCGAAGTTCGTCGCCGAACGTGCGACCAGCTTCCGTATGGATCTCGTGCTGGAACAGATCGAAGATGAAGAGAAACGCAAAGCGACTGAAAAGGTTCACCAAACCCAGTGGCAAAACGTTGAACAAGCGATCGACGAGCGTGACCGCAAACTGAACAGCATGAAACGGGGCGATGAACTTCGCTCGGGCGTGTTGCAGATGGTCAAGGTTTACATCGCTACCAAACGAACGATCTCCGTCGGTGACAAGATGGCTGGTCGTCACGGGAACAAGGGTGTGATCGCGAAGATCTTGCCGATCGAAGACATGCCGTTCCTGCCCGATGGAACTCCGATTCAGATCATGCTCAACCCGCTGGGCGTTCCCAGCCGGATGAACGTGGGACAGATTTTGGAAACACACCTGGGATGGGCCGGAGCCAAACTGGGCTTCCAAGCCATCACGCCGATCTTTGACGGTGCCAGCGAATCCGAAATCAATGACTGCTTGGCCGAAGCTGGTTTGCCAGCCCACGGGAAGATCCGTTTGACCGATGGTCGCACGGGTGAACCGATGGAGCAGGAAACCACGGTTGGTTACATCTACATGCTGAAACTTCACCACTTGGTGGACGACAAGGTTCACGCTCGAAGCACCGGACCTTACTCGTTGATCACGCAGCAACCTCTCGGCGGGAAAGCTCGCTTCGGCGGCCAACGCTTCGGGGAAATGGAAGTGTGGGCACTGGAGGCGTACGGTGCCGCTTACATCCTGCAAGAGCTGCTGACGGTGAAGTCCGACGATGTTGAAGGGCGAACCAAGATCTACGAATCGATGGTCAAAGGCGAAAACACTCTGGAAGCCGGCACGCCAGCCAGCTTCGACGTGTTGACCAACGAAATTCGTGGTCTGGCCCTCAACATGCAACTCGAGAAACGGCCAATCTGA
- a CDS encoding rhamnulokinase has protein sequence MSSADPNGSAVSFSGPVHLAVDLGASSGRVIAGGLNGDRLELAETGRFVNRPLKVQDAMLWNHLQLWQDIQDGLRDAALRADSEWAGASIASVGVDTWGVSFGFVDAHDQIAAPVWHYRDARHRGMADKICEIVPKDTIFAETGMQFMDINSLCQLIAAKQNGDSVFQTAESFLMMGDLFHWLLSGERSIEASNASTTQLLNPATQAWSTKLLDGFGLPHSWFAEPTAAGTTIGTVQSSVAGETGLHGVPVILPATHDTASAVLAVPAENFAPAKPDWCYISSGTWSLMGVEVPSPVVTPLCADLNFTNEGGVQGSTRLLQNIGGLWIYQQIRAALDRQGNAPSWQEMTEAAASAPAFQLLVNPDDPALVAPDNMIDAICGLAGRTGQKVPTDNGVLFRGALEGLALRYRMCLQHLESLTDSRIETIHIVGGGSLNALLCQMTADACGRRVVAGPVEATAIGNILMQMIGSGSLHSIDEARQLVRHSFPTQTYEPQHTDRWDEPAAKFATFFE, from the coding sequence ATGTCGTCCGCCGACCCGAATGGCAGTGCTGTTTCGTTTTCTGGTCCCGTTCACTTGGCGGTTGATTTGGGGGCGTCCAGTGGTCGCGTGATCGCTGGGGGGCTGAACGGGGATCGTTTGGAGCTGGCGGAAACCGGGCGTTTCGTCAATCGTCCGCTCAAGGTTCAGGACGCCATGCTGTGGAATCACCTGCAACTGTGGCAGGACATCCAGGACGGGCTTCGCGACGCGGCGTTGCGGGCCGATTCCGAATGGGCCGGCGCGTCGATTGCCTCCGTGGGCGTCGACACTTGGGGAGTGAGTTTTGGGTTCGTGGATGCCCACGATCAAATCGCGGCGCCCGTGTGGCACTACCGTGACGCCCGCCATCGCGGCATGGCGGACAAAATCTGCGAGATCGTTCCGAAGGACACGATTTTCGCGGAAACGGGCATGCAGTTCATGGATATCAACTCACTGTGTCAGTTGATCGCCGCTAAGCAGAACGGTGATTCGGTGTTTCAGACCGCGGAATCCTTTTTGATGATGGGCGATTTGTTTCACTGGCTGCTGTCTGGTGAACGTTCGATCGAAGCCAGCAATGCGTCCACGACTCAGTTGCTCAATCCCGCGACACAGGCTTGGTCGACCAAGCTGCTCGATGGTTTCGGACTGCCCCACAGTTGGTTCGCGGAGCCGACGGCCGCCGGGACCACGATTGGGACGGTTCAAAGTAGCGTCGCCGGAGAAACCGGTTTGCACGGCGTGCCCGTGATCTTGCCAGCGACCCATGACACAGCGTCGGCGGTGTTGGCGGTTCCGGCCGAAAACTTTGCTCCCGCGAAACCCGATTGGTGCTACATCTCGTCAGGCACGTGGTCGTTGATGGGCGTTGAGGTGCCGTCGCCCGTTGTCACACCGCTCTGTGCCGATTTGAATTTCACCAACGAAGGCGGAGTGCAGGGCAGCACGCGGTTGCTGCAGAACATCGGCGGTCTGTGGATCTATCAGCAGATCCGAGCCGCCCTGGATCGCCAGGGCAACGCGCCGTCCTGGCAAGAGATGACAGAAGCCGCCGCGTCGGCACCGGCATTTCAATTGTTGGTCAATCCCGATGATCCGGCCTTGGTGGCTCCGGACAATATGATTGATGCAATATGCGGGTTAGCCGGACGCACGGGCCAGAAAGTTCCCACCGACAACGGCGTCTTGTTCCGAGGCGCCTTGGAAGGACTGGCGTTGCGCTATCGAATGTGTCTGCAGCATTTGGAGTCGCTGACAGATTCGCGAATCGAGACCATTCATATTGTCGGTGGTGGTTCGCTCAATGCGTTGCTTTGCCAGATGACGGCGGATGCCTGCGGGCGTCGCGTGGTCGCTGGTCCGGTGGAGGCAACTGCAATTGGAAACATCCTGATGCAGATGATCGGGAGCGGTTCGCTGCATTCCATCGACGAGGCGCGGCAATTGGTACGGCATAGTTTTCCGACTCAAACGTACGAGCCTCAGCACACGGATCGCTGGGATGAACCCGCGGCCAAGTTCGCTACTTTTTTCGAATGA
- a CDS encoding 5-formyltetrahydrofolate cyclo-ligase: protein MTASDPMTTEQEKLAARKQEIRTAAHAARRDQADKDGLSQTITEAVMGLDAYQSADCVMWYIDVRAEVRTRHALPAAIESGKKIIIPFCVDGELELFHLESMEELSEGMYKILEPREDLREVASKRVTAKDLDLILVPGVGFDSQGGRTGHGKGYYDKLLENVRPDAPLVALAFECQMFDEIPMQPHDIYMDMVVTEKQVYPGKGR, encoded by the coding sequence ATGACAGCTTCGGACCCAATGACAACCGAGCAAGAAAAACTGGCGGCCCGCAAACAGGAGATTCGTACGGCCGCTCACGCTGCACGACGCGACCAGGCAGACAAAGATGGATTGAGCCAAACCATCACGGAAGCGGTCATGGGTTTGGACGCGTATCAATCGGCGGACTGCGTCATGTGGTACATCGACGTTCGTGCTGAGGTGCGCACGCGTCATGCCTTGCCGGCGGCGATCGAGAGCGGGAAGAAAATCATCATCCCGTTCTGCGTCGATGGTGAATTGGAATTGTTTCACCTGGAGTCGATGGAGGAACTTTCCGAAGGCATGTACAAGATTTTGGAGCCTCGTGAAGATTTGCGAGAGGTCGCGTCGAAACGAGTGACGGCCAAAGATTTGGATCTGATTTTGGTTCCTGGCGTCGGGTTCGATTCTCAAGGTGGGCGTACCGGTCACGGCAAAGGCTACTACGACAAGCTTCTCGAGAACGTGCGGCCGGATGCTCCGCTCGTCGCATTGGCATTTGAGTGTCAAATGTTCGACGAGATTCCGATGCAACCGCATGACATTTACATGGACATGGTGGTGACGGAAAAGCAGGTCTACCCAGGAAAGGGACGCTGA
- the fhcD gene encoding formylmethanofuran--tetrahydromethanopterin N-formyltransferase: MSVASEPLPLNELVEDTYAEGFRSLYGEVLITARDRKWLDHATSAATGHASSTILCDCEAGVAEIVSPESTPDGRIGAVVQFHVPRFRKDRREHLEKVMLARISQNVLTCPTARCFNRIDSDDYFKLGRKVAFFGDRHQFREERYEQKGWVIPILGGEFFLSRRFGMSDGVMGGNLWFFGPNEDVAIEAAERAAEASDLVPGCITTFPGGIAASGSKAGSSYDFTIASTYAEFCPTLKDKLGQKSRVPDGVHCIMELILNGESLDCLKEGTRAAIHAAAKVPGLIRISAGNYGGRLGKSFIHLHELLD, encoded by the coding sequence ATGTCAGTCGCCTCTGAACCGTTGCCATTGAATGAGTTGGTGGAAGACACCTACGCCGAAGGCTTTCGCAGTTTGTATGGCGAGGTGTTGATCACGGCTCGCGATCGTAAGTGGCTCGACCACGCGACCTCCGCCGCGACCGGGCACGCCAGCAGCACGATCTTGTGCGACTGCGAAGCCGGAGTTGCGGAGATCGTTTCGCCCGAGTCGACACCCGACGGTCGGATCGGTGCCGTGGTGCAGTTTCATGTTCCGCGGTTTCGGAAGGATCGACGCGAACATCTGGAAAAGGTGATGTTGGCTCGCATCAGCCAGAACGTGCTGACTTGTCCAACCGCTCGTTGTTTCAATCGCATTGATTCGGACGACTATTTCAAACTCGGTCGGAAAGTTGCGTTCTTTGGAGACCGTCATCAGTTCCGTGAGGAACGCTACGAACAAAAGGGGTGGGTGATTCCAATTCTTGGCGGTGAATTCTTCCTCTCGCGTCGTTTCGGAATGTCGGATGGCGTGATGGGTGGCAACCTTTGGTTCTTTGGACCCAACGAAGATGTTGCGATCGAAGCTGCGGAGCGAGCTGCCGAAGCCAGCGATTTGGTTCCCGGATGCATCACGACGTTTCCGGGAGGAATCGCGGCCAGTGGTTCCAAGGCGGGCAGCAGTTACGACTTCACCATCGCCAGCACCTACGCCGAGTTTTGTCCGACGCTGAAAGACAAGCTCGGGCAAAAATCGCGAGTGCCTGACGGTGTTCATTGCATCATGGAATTGATCCTGAATGGCGAAAGTTTGGATTGCTTGAAGGAAGGGACTCGTGCGGCGATTCATGCAGCCGCGAAAGTTCCTGGTTTGATCCGCATCAGCGCTGGCAACTATGGCGGTCGCTTGGGCAAGTCCTTCATACACTTGCACGAGTTATTGGATTGA
- a CDS encoding DUF1559 domain-containing protein codes for MLFTFVRAGSAPVVPFRPRRSHRAFTLVELLVVIAIIGVLVGLLLPAVQAAREAARRMSCQNNLHQVGIALHNYHGIFNQLPSGWLADDIDHHEPGWGWAAAITPQIEASNVYETIRFGMAIEEDENQQAREASISSYICPSDTLENLFFIAEAHGDGTGHHHDHDDYAPASLDDDHGDDDHDDDDDHDHGHNVDDGDEFLFRIAKSNYAGVFGTFDLHDDLYHGDGLFYGNSRHRFRDVLDGLSQTVMVGERNSRLGGSIWQGLIPEANAAAARIVGAADHVPNSDAGHFEDFSSYHASGAQFVLSDGSVRMLTQFIDLEVYHALVTRANYEVIEADSF; via the coding sequence ATGCTGTTTACTTTCGTCCGCGCAGGTTCTGCGCCCGTAGTCCCGTTCCGTCCACGCAGATCCCACCGAGCATTCACACTGGTTGAGCTATTGGTGGTCATCGCCATCATCGGTGTGCTTGTTGGCCTTCTGCTACCGGCAGTACAAGCCGCCCGCGAAGCCGCCCGGCGCATGTCCTGCCAGAATAATCTGCACCAAGTTGGCATCGCCCTGCACAACTACCACGGCATCTTCAATCAATTGCCAAGCGGTTGGTTAGCCGATGACATCGACCATCACGAACCAGGCTGGGGCTGGGCAGCAGCGATCACTCCACAGATCGAAGCCAGCAACGTCTACGAAACCATCCGTTTCGGAATGGCCATCGAAGAAGACGAGAACCAACAAGCTCGCGAGGCTTCAATCTCCAGTTACATTTGCCCCAGCGACACGCTTGAAAACCTGTTCTTCATCGCTGAAGCTCACGGAGACGGCACCGGTCATCACCACGACCATGACGATTACGCCCCCGCATCGCTCGATGATGATCATGGCGACGATGACCACGATGACGATGACGACCATGATCACGGTCACAACGTGGATGATGGCGATGAGTTCTTGTTTCGAATCGCCAAGAGCAATTATGCCGGCGTCTTCGGAACCTTCGATTTACATGATGACCTGTACCACGGCGACGGGCTGTTCTACGGCAACAGTCGCCACCGATTCCGTGACGTGCTCGATGGCCTGAGCCAAACCGTGATGGTCGGCGAACGCAACAGTCGTTTGGGTGGCTCGATTTGGCAAGGGTTGATCCCCGAAGCCAATGCCGCCGCCGCACGAATTGTTGGCGCCGCCGATCACGTTCCCAACAGTGACGCGGGCCACTTCGAAGACTTCAGCAGCTACCACGCCTCGGGTGCACAATTCGTGTTGAGCGATGGATCCGTCCGCATGCTGACACAGTTCATCGACCTGGAGGTCTACCACGCATTGGTGACTCGGGCGAACTACGAGGTCATCGAAGCCGACTCGTTCTGA
- the purL gene encoding phosphoribosylformylglycinamidine synthase subunit PurL produces MPLWQIDIHPAPGQVDRLGEQTAREIHELGLGDDLLIAAARGYLIQANIDHASASEIASTLLADSITESVTVGQPGKDATGDESDLSEPPETLMELLAERGIESEPHLVHVMPKPGVMDPVAASTEGALADRGVESGTVKTFRKFWIAGTDEDQLQSICRRALSNDSIEAFVVGPLQMDRLDVGSPGEFELVHVPIRELDDAGLEKLSKEGQLYLTLVEMQTIRDHFVELGRDPTDIELESVAQTWSEHCSHKTLAGRIHYKGPGADGTPGGDERQYNNMLKETIFEATQTIRRSLGDDDWCVSVFKDNAGVVTFDEQDHVCFKVETHNHPSALEPYGGANTGIGGVIRDPMGTGMGAKPVCNTDVFCFAPPDVSPDDLPPGVLHPRRVIQGVVSGVRDYGNRMGIPTVNGAVYFDERYLGNPLVYCGNVGIIPVGMEDKEVKPNDLIVAIGGRTGRDGIHGATFSSAELTSESESLSGGAVQIGNAITEKMVLDVLMQARDRGLYNAVTDCGAGGFSSAVGEMGEELGAEVWLEKAPLKYDGLTYTEIWISEAQERMVLAVPQEHWDELRDLCESEGVEAATIGRFVPTGRLQLTFNGQTVGDVAMSFLHDGRPPVIRDAVYEPPAAKPLSIEDRDAAANTETLLKILGSYNVASKHWVIRQYDHEVQAGSVVKPLVGPQCDGPGDAAVVRPKLTSRRGLVISCGMNPHYGDFDTYHMAASAIDEAMRNAVAVGADPSKIAILDNFCWGYTDRAETLGSLVRAAIACQDMAVTLGTPFVSGKDSLNNEFSFFDDQNEKQTIAIPPSLLISAMGQIDDVSKSITMDAKEAGNVVFLVGETHRELGGSHFGLVENEPGGAVPEVDANLAKKTFATVHQAIQSRLVRSCHDLCEGGLAVAAVEMALAGGLGMEISLDEVAREQFSHDGVMTASALSATEVLFSESNTRFLIECVPESADQLKQLFQDAGVSLSRLGTITDGDQFVVRDGDKVVLETDIATAKSTWQAPLNW; encoded by the coding sequence ATGCCGCTTTGGCAAATCGACATTCATCCCGCCCCTGGTCAAGTGGATCGACTCGGCGAACAAACGGCCCGTGAGATTCACGAACTTGGATTGGGCGACGACCTCTTGATCGCGGCCGCGCGAGGGTACCTGATCCAAGCCAACATCGATCACGCTTCCGCCTCCGAAATCGCATCGACCCTGCTGGCCGATTCGATCACGGAATCCGTCACGGTCGGGCAACCAGGAAAGGACGCCACGGGCGACGAATCAGATCTGTCGGAACCACCCGAGACCCTGATGGAACTGTTGGCCGAACGCGGCATCGAATCCGAACCGCACCTCGTTCATGTCATGCCCAAACCCGGCGTGATGGATCCGGTGGCCGCCAGTACCGAAGGTGCACTTGCAGACCGCGGGGTCGAATCCGGCACCGTCAAAACGTTTCGCAAGTTCTGGATCGCTGGCACCGACGAAGACCAACTGCAATCAATCTGCCGACGTGCGTTGTCCAACGATTCCATCGAAGCGTTCGTGGTGGGACCGTTGCAGATGGATCGACTGGATGTCGGTTCACCTGGTGAATTCGAATTGGTCCACGTACCGATTCGCGAATTGGACGACGCGGGGCTTGAAAAACTTTCCAAGGAAGGGCAGTTGTACCTGACCTTGGTCGAAATGCAGACCATTCGCGATCACTTTGTCGAACTCGGCCGCGACCCAACTGACATCGAACTGGAGTCGGTCGCTCAAACCTGGTCCGAGCACTGCAGCCACAAAACGTTGGCAGGACGGATTCATTACAAGGGCCCCGGTGCGGACGGCACTCCGGGCGGTGATGAACGCCAATACAACAACATGCTGAAAGAGACCATCTTTGAAGCCACGCAAACCATTCGTCGATCGCTGGGGGATGACGATTGGTGCGTCAGCGTCTTCAAGGACAACGCCGGCGTGGTCACGTTTGACGAACAAGACCACGTGTGCTTCAAAGTCGAAACCCACAATCACCCGTCGGCACTGGAGCCCTACGGCGGCGCCAACACGGGCATTGGCGGAGTCATCCGTGACCCGATGGGAACGGGCATGGGCGCCAAACCGGTTTGCAACACCGACGTGTTCTGCTTCGCTCCGCCGGACGTGTCACCGGATGATTTGCCACCAGGTGTGCTGCACCCGCGGCGTGTGATCCAGGGCGTGGTCTCGGGCGTTCGTGATTACGGCAACCGCATGGGAATCCCCACGGTCAACGGAGCGGTCTACTTCGACGAGCGTTATCTCGGCAACCCGTTGGTCTACTGCGGCAACGTCGGGATCATCCCGGTTGGCATGGAAGACAAAGAGGTCAAACCCAACGACTTGATCGTTGCGATTGGTGGACGAACCGGACGCGATGGGATCCACGGAGCAACGTTCAGCAGTGCGGAACTGACCAGCGAATCCGAATCGTTGTCCGGCGGAGCGGTCCAAATCGGCAACGCGATCACCGAAAAGATGGTGCTCGACGTGCTGATGCAAGCTCGCGATCGCGGGCTCTACAACGCGGTCACGGACTGCGGTGCCGGTGGATTCAGCAGTGCCGTTGGCGAAATGGGAGAAGAGCTTGGTGCCGAGGTTTGGCTCGAGAAAGCTCCGCTGAAGTACGACGGTTTGACTTACACCGAAATCTGGATCTCCGAAGCTCAAGAACGAATGGTCTTGGCCGTCCCGCAAGAACATTGGGACGAGCTGCGTGATCTGTGCGAAAGCGAAGGCGTGGAAGCAGCCACCATCGGACGATTTGTTCCGACCGGTCGCCTGCAATTGACCTTCAACGGCCAAACCGTTGGCGACGTTGCCATGTCGTTCTTGCACGATGGGCGACCACCGGTCATTCGTGACGCCGTTTACGAACCGCCAGCCGCGAAGCCATTGTCGATCGAGGATCGCGATGCAGCCGCCAACACCGAAACGTTGCTTAAGATCTTGGGCAGCTACAACGTCGCCAGCAAGCACTGGGTGATCCGCCAATACGATCACGAAGTCCAAGCGGGCAGCGTCGTCAAACCGCTCGTGGGCCCGCAGTGCGATGGTCCTGGCGACGCCGCGGTTGTGCGTCCGAAGCTGACCAGCCGTCGAGGCTTGGTGATCAGCTGCGGCATGAACCCGCACTACGGTGACTTTGACACCTATCACATGGCGGCATCCGCGATTGACGAGGCGATGCGAAACGCGGTCGCCGTGGGTGCTGACCCATCGAAGATCGCCATCCTCGATAACTTCTGCTGGGGTTATACCGACCGAGCCGAAACGCTGGGGTCACTCGTTCGCGCCGCCATCGCTTGCCAAGACATGGCGGTCACGCTGGGCACACCGTTTGTCAGCGGCAAGGACAGCTTGAACAACGAGTTCAGCTTCTTCGATGACCAAAACGAAAAGCAAACCATCGCGATTCCGCCGAGTTTGTTGATCAGTGCCATGGGACAGATCGACGACGTCAGCAAGTCCATCACGATGGACGCGAAAGAAGCCGGGAACGTGGTTTTCTTGGTCGGCGAAACGCACCGCGAATTGGGCGGATCGCATTTCGGTTTGGTCGAAAACGAACCGGGCGGTGCCGTCCCAGAAGTCGATGCGAATTTGGCGAAGAAAACCTTCGCGACGGTACACCAAGCCATCCAATCGCGATTGGTGCGGTCCTGCCACGACCTCTGCGAAGGCGGATTGGCCGTGGCCGCCGTTGAAATGGCGCTTGCTGGTGGACTGGGGATGGAGATCTCGCTGGACGAGGTCGCTCGCGAACAGTTCTCGCACGATGGCGTGATGACCGCCTCCGCACTGTCGGCGACGGAAGTCCTGTTCAGCGAATCCAATACCCGATTCTTGATTGAGTGTGTTCCCGAATCCGCGGACCAGCTGAAACAGCTTTTCCAAGACGCCGGAGTATCCCTATCGCGACTTGGAACAATCACGGACGGCGATCAATTCGTCGTACGAGACGGCGACAAAGTGGTGCTGGAAACGGACATCGCCACCGCAAAGTCCACCTGGCAAGCACCTCTGAATTGGTAA